CACCATTGGCAAAATCACCTCGGAATTGCTGGACCTGGGTGTCTTGCTGGAGGAGGAGGAATCGGGCCTGCCCAACGGCACCGCGGATGCAGTCCCCAAAGTGGGACGGCCTGGCCGGCGGCTGCGGCTGAACGATACGCAGGCGCGGTTTCTGGCGATTGAGCTGGATGTGGCGGAGACGCGGCTGGCTCCCCTGCCCTTGCGGGTGCGGGAGGATGCCTGGACGCAGCGTTTTGCCACGCCTGAAAGCCCGCAGGCCTGGCAGGCGCAACTGGCGCGCAGTCTCAAGAAGGTGAATCTCCACGGCCTCTGGGGCGCGCTCATCAGCGTGCCGGGGATTGTGGACGAAAAAGCGGGGAAGGTGTTGTTTTCCCCCAATTTGCACTGGTCGGAAAAAGCCAGCCTGCCGGAGCTGATTCAGGAGGTGGTGGGCATGCCGGTGCTCATGATTCAGGAAATTCGCGCGCTGGCGCTGGGTCATCTGGCCACCAATCCGGAAGTCCAGAATTTTCTTTTGGTGGACTTTGGGCAGGGAGTGGGCGGGGCCATTGTCAAACAGGGCAAGCTGTATGACAATCCCCTGCCCCTCTGCGGTGAACTGGGGCACACGCCGGTGGCCGGCAACCGGCGGCCGTGCGGTTGCGGCGCGGTGGGCTGCGTGGAGACGCTGGTCAGCCGGCCGGGGTTGTTGCGCAGTTTTGCGGAAGCCCGCCGGGGCGGCAGTGCGCCGGGGTGGGAGGATTTGTGCAGCCATCTGGCCCAGCACGGGATGCCCGCGTGGCTGGCGGATTCACTGGAGGCCGCCGCCACGGTGATTGCCGGGGCGCTCAATGTGCTGGGGCTGCGGCAGGTGGTGCTGACGGGGCATGTGGTGGAGCTGCCACCGGCGGTGATTGAGTATCTGAGCCGGGCGATTGAACGCGGCGCCATGTGGGCGCGCTTTGGCCAAGTTCTCTGCACGGCCGCGCCGCGGCATCGTGCGGCGGGTCTGGCGGTGATGGGCATGGACCGGCTGCTGGTGCCGGTGGCGCATCAGGAAGGTTTGCGGAGTCTCAAGCCCCGGGCCTGAACGGCCGCCAGCCTTTGGGCACAAGTCCGGGCGGGGCCCGGCGGCGTGTTCAGGGAAAGCTGGGTAGATCATGACCCCGGTGGAGGGGTGGAGGCAAGTCGGGATGGTGGGGTTGGGAGAGGTTGAGGGGGAGCCAGTGGATTAGGGCCCCGGCGAGGGCTGGGGCCTTGGCGTTGAGGATTTGGAGTGGGCTTTGCCATTCTTTGCCGCGGTTGGGGCGGACGAGGTTGAAGTACAGCCAGTAGGTGGTGATTTTGGCCCAAAAGTCTTGGGGGCTGGAGAAGGTTTCGCGGTCGAAGAATTCGTCTTCGACCAGGCGGTGGACGGTTTCGACGTCGCTTTGCCAGGTGTAGCGTTTGGGAGGGATGAAGCGGTGGTCGGAGCCGAGGGCGCGGACGGTGGCGGGGAGGCCTTGGTGGTGTTGGTTGACTTGGAATTCACTGCCGTTGTCGGTTTGCCAGACCAGGGTGGTGAGGTTGACGCCGTGGGCGGCGAGGTGGGCGGAGAGTTGTGTGGCCAGGAGGGTGGCGTAGGATTTGGAGAGTTCGTCGGCGTAGCCGGTGAAGCAGGCGCCGGAGACTGGTTCGCGGACGGTGTATTGGAAGCGGGGGAGGTGGAGGCGGTTCATTTGGGGCCAGTAATGGGGAATGTCCTGTAAAT
This is a stretch of genomic DNA from Fontisphaera persica. It encodes these proteins:
- a CDS encoding ROK family transcriptional regulator codes for the protein MVGISTAAIPASLRRANERTLLGALLRLGEASRAELAKVAGLSQPTIGKITSELLDLGVLLEEEESGLPNGTADAVPKVGRPGRRLRLNDTQARFLAIELDVAETRLAPLPLRVREDAWTQRFATPESPQAWQAQLARSLKKVNLHGLWGALISVPGIVDEKAGKVLFSPNLHWSEKASLPELIQEVVGMPVLMIQEIRALALGHLATNPEVQNFLLVDFGQGVGGAIVKQGKLYDNPLPLCGELGHTPVAGNRRPCGCGAVGCVETLVSRPGLLRSFAEARRGGSAPGWEDLCSHLAQHGMPAWLADSLEAAATVIAGALNVLGLRQVVLTGHVVELPPAVIEYLSRAIERGAMWARFGQVLCTAAPRHRAAGLAVMGMDRLLVPVAHQEGLRSLKPRA
- a CDS encoding helix-turn-helix domain-containing protein; the encoded protein is MHTTYFELYRMRTHRHWLRQKLVAFAKTHGIKAAVREFGCSRNTVRKWLRRHVPGKPSSLQEHSRRPRRSPRRIPSGLEGQIVKLRHQTGFGAERLQREFALPCSHNAIARVLRQHHLLRPRKKKPATKKLLRALKRNWPLFSQLSADTKYLQDIPHYWPQMNRLHLPRFQYTVREPVSGACFTGYADELSKSYATLLATQLSAHLAAHGVNLTTLVWQTDNGSEFQVNQHHQGLPATVRALGSDHRFIPPKRYTWQSDVETVHRLVEDEFFDRETFSSPQDFWAKITTYWLYFNLVRPNRGKEWQSPLQILNAKAPALAGALIHWLPLNLSQPHHPDLPPPLHRGHDLPSFP